A window from Candidatus Neomarinimicrobiota bacterium encodes these proteins:
- the ltaE gene encoding low-specificity L-threonine aldolase — protein sequence MEIVDLRSDTVTLPTESMRQTIAAAELGDDVFEEDPTINALENKAADIFGKEKALLVPSGTMANLVSVLAHCERGTEVILGDKAHTYMYEAGGIAAFGGVHPRTLKNHDDGTIDLDEIKGAIRPDNVHFPKTKLIGLENSHNVCYGAPLSKDYIDTVSCVAREHKLPIHIDGARIFNAAVALGTTVKLLTENVDSVSFCMSKGLSCPVGSVICGPSDFIVKARRLRKGLGGGMRQAGIIAAAGMVALDEMVERLKDDHANARRLAEGISDIDGLSVDLDYVKTNIVYAVLTDNSKTLEEVVSAMGDVGVKFFAVGPARFRMVTNRSVDCDGIEKALKEFSSYFGCS from the coding sequence ATGGAAATAGTTGATCTTCGCAGCGATACAGTAACACTCCCCACCGAATCCATGCGCCAAACCATCGCCGCGGCTGAGCTGGGCGATGATGTGTTTGAAGAGGATCCAACCATCAACGCTCTCGAAAATAAGGCGGCTGACATTTTCGGAAAGGAGAAAGCACTTCTTGTACCCAGTGGCACCATGGCAAATCTGGTGTCGGTACTCGCTCATTGTGAAAGGGGGACGGAGGTGATCCTCGGTGATAAGGCACACACCTACATGTATGAGGCTGGCGGTATCGCCGCTTTCGGTGGTGTCCACCCTCGGACCCTTAAGAATCACGATGATGGCACTATTGACCTGGACGAAATAAAAGGAGCCATCAGACCAGACAATGTGCATTTCCCGAAGACGAAACTCATTGGTCTTGAGAATAGCCACAATGTCTGTTATGGTGCTCCTCTCAGCAAGGATTACATAGATACCGTTTCTTGTGTTGCCAGAGAACACAAACTTCCCATCCACATAGATGGTGCCCGGATTTTTAATGCAGCTGTCGCTCTGGGGACCACCGTTAAATTACTGACAGAAAATGTCGATTCAGTTTCATTCTGCATGTCCAAGGGTCTTTCCTGTCCCGTCGGCTCGGTGATTTGTGGTCCTTCTGACTTTATCGTGAAGGCCAGGCGCCTCCGGAAAGGTCTTGGTGGCGGAATGCGGCAGGCGGGAATTATCGCCGCAGCGGGCATGGTGGCGCTTGATGAAATGGTGGAAAGGTTGAAGGATGATCACGCCAACGCCCGCCGCCTCGCTGAGGGAATTTCCGATATTGACGGACTATCCGTTGATCTTGACTATGTCAAAACCAATATTGTTTACGCTGTGCTCACGGATAACAGCAAGACCCTGGAAGAAGTGGTTTCTGCCATGGGTGACGTGGGTGTGAAATTTTTCGCTGTGGGGCCAGCTCGCTTTAGAATGGTGACAAACCGCAGCGTTGACTGTGACGGTATTGAAAAAGCTCTCAAGGAATTCTCTTCTTACTTCGGTTGCTCCTGA
- the mgtE gene encoding magnesium transporter — protein sequence MGSSSMLGTEVAVLLDTFRRFIRRKANANLRRLIEKIHAADLALLFRYFNEPEKSFVFALIRESEEVTGELLSELDESIISELLSPLEPADVAAMLSDIGSDDVADILNLLEDEKAQAILETLQKKESEELEELMAYAEDSAGGIMSLDVFSLPESTKAMDAITAIQSSEEAEMVFYLYVTDKEFHLTGVVSLRDLVTAPAGAELKGIMERNVVSVTPDRDQEEVARLVSQYNLLAIPVVDNNSTLLGIVTVDDVVDVIREEATEDFLQMAGIGKDREILMKSTFDNVKLRLPWLFASWIGGTIAAYVIGTFEPLLESVIVLAAFIPVIIGMGGNVGTQSSTIIVRGFATGRLQLSKIGSVIWKEMRVGLILGIFYGILLGAVAMLKFIDAPPELGLVVGLAICVSMIIATSIGTLVPIVLRKLDVDPAIASGPFVTTAIDIFGLLAYFLIAVSFISSI from the coding sequence ATGGGGTCATCATCCATGCTCGGCACGGAAGTGGCTGTTCTCCTCGACACTTTCCGCCGATTTATACGCCGGAAGGCCAATGCCAATCTGCGACGGCTCATCGAAAAAATTCATGCGGCCGACCTGGCACTGCTTTTCCGTTATTTCAATGAACCAGAGAAAAGTTTTGTCTTCGCCCTCATCCGAGAGAGCGAGGAAGTAACGGGAGAACTGCTCAGCGAACTAGATGAGTCCATCATCTCTGAATTGTTGTCTCCGCTAGAGCCAGCCGATGTAGCAGCCATGCTGAGCGACATAGGTTCCGATGATGTGGCTGATATACTTAATCTTCTGGAGGATGAGAAAGCCCAAGCAATCCTTGAAACACTACAGAAAAAGGAATCCGAGGAGTTGGAAGAGCTCATGGCCTACGCCGAGGACAGTGCCGGCGGAATTATGTCCTTGGATGTTTTCTCCCTCCCTGAATCGACAAAGGCTATGGATGCTATCACAGCCATTCAGAGTTCGGAAGAGGCCGAGATGGTCTTTTATCTTTATGTCACGGATAAAGAATTTCATCTGACGGGTGTTGTATCGTTGCGTGATCTTGTAACAGCACCCGCCGGTGCTGAATTGAAAGGAATCATGGAGCGAAATGTTGTATCGGTTACTCCTGATAGAGACCAAGAGGAAGTGGCCCGGCTTGTCTCACAATACAATCTACTGGCCATCCCAGTGGTAGATAACAATTCAACGCTTCTTGGTATTGTCACTGTAGATGATGTTGTGGACGTGATTCGCGAAGAGGCCACTGAAGACTTCCTCCAAATGGCAGGTATCGGAAAGGACAGAGAGATACTTATGAAGTCCACATTTGATAATGTCAAGCTGCGTCTTCCCTGGCTCTTCGCCAGCTGGATCGGTGGCACCATCGCAGCCTATGTCATCGGCACGTTTGAACCTTTATTGGAATCGGTCATCGTACTGGCAGCCTTTATTCCTGTCATTATCGGTATGGGGGGTAATGTGGGAACACAATCATCCACTATCATTGTCCGTGGCTTTGCCACAGGAAGATTGCAGCTCTCAAAAATTGGGTCTGTTATCTGGAAGGAAATGCGGGTTGGATTAATCCTGGGAATTTTCTACGGAATTCTTCTGGGCGCGGTGGCCATGCTGAAGTTCATAGATGCCCCTCCTGAACTGGGGCTTGTAGTTGGACTGGCCATCTGTGTGTCCATGATTATTGCCACATCCATCGGCACACTGGTCCCCATCGTCCTGAGAAAGCTGGATGTGGACCCGGCCATTGCCTCCGGACCGTTCGTCACTACAGCTATCGATATTTTCGGTCTCCTCGCCTATTTTCTCATCGCTGTCTCCTTTATCTCTTCCATCTGA
- the carB gene encoding carbamoyl-phosphate synthase large subunit, whose amino-acid sequence MPKRTDINSILIIGAGPIVIGQACEFDYSGTQACKALKEEGYRIILVNSNPATIMTDPDMADATYIEPLTVESVTAIIEKEKPDALLPTVGGQTALNLTVSLKEAGVVDEHGVELIGADIDAIQRAEDREKFKKTMEGVGIDIPKGGFARSRDEAKQIVEEMEFPMIIRPSFTLGGTGGAMAYNNEEFLELANKGLESSPITEVLIEESLLGWKEFELEVIRDRKDNVIIICSIENVDPMGVHTGDSITVAPAQTLTDIEYQKMRDWSIDCIRAIGVDTGGSNIQFAVDPGTGRMVIIEMNPRVSRSSALASKATGFPIAKVAAKLAVGYTLDELPNDITGKTLAAFEPTIDYVVTKVPRWDFEKFPSASGHLGVQMQSVGEAMAIGRTFRESLQKAFRSLETGLDGLEPKPGKRPLDMTKLRFATSFRLLKIRQAFLEGKTVDELHQVTKIDPWFLRQIERIVMNHSSEKGGNDSLKQLKQEGFSDSQIGRMLEKSEEEVRFARKEAGITPTYKVVDTCAAEFEAETPYCYSTYEEENEVKPLDGKKVIILGSGPNRIGQGIEFDYCCVQAVFAVRELGWKAIMVNCNPETVSTDFDITDRLYFEPVTFEDVMNIVDLEQPDGVLVQFGGQTPLNIAQRLMNAGAPILGTSPNAIDLAEDRKKFGTILDKLDIPKPEYGTALSEEEAVNVTAKIGYPVLVRPSYVLGGRAMEIVYNDQQLLEYVRRAADVSPEHPILIDVFLEDAFEFDVDALCDGEQVYVAGVMQHIEEAGIHSGDSSCVLPPYWLTASGLKKIEEYTKQITLELGVQGLINIQFAEKGGTVYVLEANPRASRTVPFVSKATDVPLAKIATGIALGKTLSDYKLSEYSTNGHIAVKKPVFPFNKFPEENVFLGPEMKSTGEVMGIAPSFGDAFAKAITGDGQSLPTSGKAFVSVNDNDKMKVLPIVRDITELGFEVVATEGTAQTCRRNGIKAEKIFKVGEGRPNVVDGIKNGAIQLVVNTPLGAQSRYDEYAIGRAAIQARIPIVTTLSGAQAAVRAIRSRDRNEVRSLQEIHGK is encoded by the coding sequence ATGCCCAAACGAACTGACATCAATTCCATCCTGATTATTGGCGCCGGGCCTATCGTCATCGGTCAGGCGTGTGAATTCGATTACTCTGGAACACAGGCGTGTAAGGCACTGAAGGAGGAAGGGTATCGCATTATCCTGGTGAACTCCAACCCCGCAACTATCATGACAGATCCGGATATGGCGGACGCAACCTATATCGAGCCGCTGACAGTGGAGTCGGTTACAGCCATTATTGAAAAAGAGAAACCTGACGCGCTCCTGCCAACGGTGGGAGGTCAAACAGCACTGAATTTGACAGTTTCGCTTAAAGAAGCGGGAGTGGTTGATGAACACGGCGTGGAACTTATTGGTGCGGACATTGATGCTATTCAAAGGGCTGAGGACAGAGAGAAATTCAAAAAGACTATGGAAGGTGTGGGCATCGATATTCCTAAAGGGGGCTTCGCACGATCAAGGGATGAAGCGAAACAGATAGTTGAAGAAATGGAATTCCCCATGATCATCCGTCCTTCCTTTACACTTGGGGGAACAGGCGGTGCCATGGCCTATAACAACGAAGAGTTCCTGGAACTTGCGAATAAAGGGTTGGAATCAAGTCCCATCACTGAAGTACTCATCGAAGAGTCCCTCCTCGGATGGAAAGAGTTTGAGCTGGAGGTTATACGCGACCGGAAGGATAATGTGATTATCATCTGTTCTATCGAGAATGTCGATCCCATGGGTGTCCATACCGGTGATTCCATCACTGTTGCGCCGGCCCAGACACTCACTGACATCGAGTATCAGAAAATGCGAGATTGGTCCATTGATTGTATCCGGGCAATAGGCGTCGATACGGGCGGTTCTAATATCCAGTTTGCGGTAGATCCAGGCACCGGACGCATGGTCATTATTGAAATGAATCCCAGAGTTTCCCGCTCCTCAGCTCTGGCATCCAAAGCGACGGGTTTTCCTATTGCCAAGGTGGCGGCCAAACTTGCTGTAGGCTATACGCTAGATGAGCTTCCTAACGATATCACAGGTAAAACTCTGGCGGCTTTTGAGCCTACCATCGATTATGTGGTGACGAAAGTACCGAGGTGGGACTTCGAGAAGTTTCCTTCCGCCAGTGGACATCTGGGTGTGCAGATGCAGTCGGTGGGCGAGGCCATGGCAATCGGTCGAACGTTCAGAGAATCCCTGCAGAAAGCATTTCGTTCTCTGGAGACTGGCTTGGATGGGTTGGAGCCAAAACCCGGTAAGCGACCGCTGGATATGACAAAGCTGAGATTTGCAACCTCCTTTCGACTGTTGAAAATCAGACAGGCCTTTTTAGAGGGTAAGACTGTGGATGAGCTCCATCAGGTAACAAAGATCGACCCGTGGTTCCTACGCCAAATTGAAAGGATCGTGATGAATCATTCCTCTGAAAAAGGAGGTAATGATTCGCTCAAACAGTTGAAACAGGAAGGATTTTCGGACAGCCAGATCGGTAGGATGCTGGAGAAAAGTGAAGAAGAAGTCAGGTTCGCCAGAAAAGAAGCTGGAATCACACCAACGTATAAAGTTGTAGACACTTGTGCCGCCGAATTTGAAGCAGAGACGCCTTACTGTTACTCCACCTATGAAGAAGAAAATGAAGTAAAACCATTGGATGGAAAGAAGGTAATCATTTTGGGTAGTGGTCCTAATCGTATCGGGCAGGGGATTGAGTTCGACTATTGTTGTGTGCAGGCGGTGTTTGCTGTAAGGGAATTGGGGTGGAAGGCCATCATGGTAAACTGTAATCCCGAAACAGTCTCCACAGATTTTGACATAACAGACCGTCTCTATTTCGAGCCGGTGACATTTGAAGACGTGATGAATATTGTTGATCTTGAACAGCCGGACGGCGTTTTGGTTCAGTTTGGGGGACAGACACCATTGAATATCGCCCAGCGTCTCATGAATGCCGGAGCACCGATCTTGGGCACCTCTCCGAATGCCATTGATCTTGCCGAAGACAGGAAAAAGTTTGGCACCATTCTTGATAAGCTCGATATTCCTAAGCCGGAATACGGTACAGCACTCTCGGAGGAAGAAGCAGTTAATGTTACGGCCAAAATTGGTTATCCTGTTCTTGTCCGTCCGTCTTATGTACTGGGTGGCCGAGCCATGGAGATCGTCTATAACGATCAGCAGCTTCTGGAATATGTCCGTAGGGCGGCTGATGTATCACCTGAACACCCTATCCTCATCGATGTATTTCTGGAGGACGCATTCGAATTTGATGTGGACGCTCTTTGCGACGGAGAGCAGGTTTATGTGGCCGGTGTGATGCAGCACATCGAGGAGGCGGGCATCCACAGCGGAGATTCATCATGCGTGCTTCCACCATACTGGCTCACGGCCAGTGGTTTGAAAAAAATAGAGGAATATACCAAGCAGATCACCTTGGAGCTTGGAGTGCAAGGTTTGATCAATATTCAGTTTGCCGAAAAGGGTGGAACTGTTTATGTACTGGAGGCAAACCCCAGAGCCAGCAGGACGGTGCCGTTCGTCAGTAAGGCGACGGATGTGCCGCTAGCTAAGATTGCCACCGGTATTGCTCTGGGTAAGACACTTTCGGACTATAAACTTTCAGAATATTCCACCAACGGCCACATTGCCGTTAAGAAACCTGTCTTTCCTTTCAATAAGTTTCCAGAAGAAAACGTGTTTTTAGGTCCTGAAATGAAGTCCACCGGAGAGGTGATGGGTATAGCCCCAAGTTTTGGTGATGCTTTCGCTAAAGCGATTACAGGTGACGGTCAGTCGCTTCCCACTTCCGGAAAGGCGTTTGTGTCCGTAAATGATAACGATAAGATGAAAGTGCTTCCCATTGTTCGCGATATTACTGAGCTGGGATTTGAGGTGGTAGCTACAGAGGGGACAGCCCAAACATGCCGACGAAACGGAATCAAGGCTGAAAAGATTTTCAAAGTAGGTGAAGGACGACCCAACGTTGTAGACGGCATAAAAAATGGGGCAATCCAATTGGTCGTAAACACACCGCTGGGAGCTCAGTCCCGCTATGATGAATATGCCATTGGTCGGGCCGCTATCCAGGCAAGAATACCCATTGTCACCACACTGTCTGGTGCTCAAGCAGCTGTGCGGGCCATTCGATCAAGGGATCGGAACGAAGTGCGGTCCCTTCAGGAAATCCATGGTAAATAA
- a CDS encoding RNA methyltransferase: protein MVSENKLKQLRSLSQKKNRLKRNRFIVEGVRLVEEATRAGRVESVFHFPDAVSSERLATLMTELKKRDIPVMEIEEKDLNSLSDTVQNQGVVALSTIPEHNDSQPAQINGNWLYLDQIRNPGNLGTILRTADWFHLKNIALSPATADPYNPKAVRGGMGAHFHLNIHTDWPLSDLKKSGRKIIAADQDSEHILKFNVKESEEWCLVIGSEADGISKENRNLADQFVSIPGTGEGDSLNVAVAAGILLYQLTNSS from the coding sequence GTGGTTTCCGAGAATAAACTAAAGCAGCTGAGGAGTCTCAGCCAAAAGAAAAACCGTCTCAAGCGGAATCGCTTTATCGTCGAGGGTGTCAGGCTGGTAGAGGAAGCGACAAGAGCTGGAAGGGTTGAATCTGTTTTCCACTTCCCTGATGCCGTTTCGTCCGAGCGATTAGCAACCCTCATGACTGAATTGAAAAAAAGGGACATTCCAGTTATGGAGATTGAGGAAAAAGACTTGAACAGTCTCTCCGACACAGTCCAGAACCAAGGTGTGGTGGCTCTTTCCACCATCCCGGAACACAATGATTCACAGCCTGCTCAAATCAACGGCAATTGGCTCTATCTTGACCAAATTAGAAATCCGGGCAACCTCGGTACTATACTGAGAACGGCTGACTGGTTCCATCTCAAGAATATCGCTCTTTCACCTGCCACTGCCGATCCCTACAACCCGAAGGCGGTCCGCGGAGGCATGGGAGCACATTTTCATCTGAATATTCACACTGATTGGCCGCTAAGTGATCTCAAGAAATCTGGCCGCAAAATCATTGCCGCTGATCAGGACAGTGAACATATCTTGAAATTTAATGTAAAAGAATCTGAGGAGTGGTGTTTGGTAATAGGAAGTGAAGCAGACGGTATTTCAAAGGAGAATCGAAACTTGGCAGATCAATTTGTCTCTATACCGGGAACCGGAGAGGGCGACTCACTGAATGTCGCGGTGGCAGCAGGAATACTGTTATATCAACTCACTAATTCAAGCTGA
- a CDS encoding sorbosone dehydrogenase family protein, which translates to MVFLGLLFFPFLSALSAKSLPLHTLKLPDGFSIEVYADNVPNARSMIRSDKGTLFVGTRRRGYVYALRDEDGDYIAEKVYTIAEGLNMPNGVAVKDGDLYVAEVNRVLRFDDIEKHLADPPKPVVVYDGYPSDSHHGWKFIRFGPDGRLYVQVGAPCNICDEENEVYGSITSLKPDGSDMQIYARGVRNSVGFDWHPVTGELWFTDNGRDWLGDDLPPDELNRASEPGQHFGFPYCHGGEILDPEFGAGHDCEDYEAPARKLAPHVAAIGMRFYTGNLFPKKYRNQIFIAEHGSWNRSVPLGYRIMFVELDGNDVISYKVFAEGWLQKDKPWGRPADVEVLPDGSLLISDDHAGAIYRVFYSDR; encoded by the coding sequence ATGGTTTTTCTCGGTTTGCTCTTTTTTCCATTTCTTAGTGCACTAAGTGCAAAAAGTTTACCGCTTCACACATTGAAGCTTCCAGACGGCTTCTCAATCGAGGTCTATGCAGACAATGTCCCCAACGCACGGTCTATGATTCGCAGTGACAAAGGGACCTTGTTTGTGGGGACGCGCCGCCGGGGTTACGTTTATGCTCTTCGGGATGAAGACGGTGATTATATTGCTGAAAAAGTGTACACAATTGCTGAAGGGCTAAATATGCCTAACGGTGTAGCTGTTAAAGATGGTGATCTGTATGTGGCCGAGGTGAATCGTGTCCTTCGATTTGATGATATTGAAAAACACTTAGCCGATCCGCCGAAGCCGGTGGTAGTCTATGACGGTTATCCATCAGATAGCCACCATGGATGGAAATTTATTCGTTTCGGCCCTGATGGTCGACTCTACGTACAGGTGGGAGCACCGTGCAATATCTGTGATGAAGAGAATGAGGTGTATGGATCCATCACGAGTCTGAAGCCGGACGGGAGTGACATGCAGATCTACGCCCGTGGCGTCCGAAATTCTGTAGGTTTCGACTGGCATCCCGTAACGGGGGAGCTGTGGTTTACGGATAACGGCAGGGACTGGCTCGGAGACGACCTGCCGCCTGATGAATTAAACAGAGCCAGCGAACCGGGTCAGCACTTTGGTTTCCCCTATTGTCACGGCGGCGAGATATTGGATCCTGAATTTGGCGCAGGTCATGATTGTGAGGACTATGAAGCACCTGCAAGGAAACTTGCTCCGCATGTGGCCGCCATCGGGATGCGCTTTTACACTGGAAATCTGTTTCCGAAGAAGTACAGGAATCAGATATTCATTGCTGAACACGGCTCATGGAACAGAAGTGTTCCTCTTGGCTACCGTATCATGTTTGTGGAGCTAGACGGAAATGATGTGATAAGCTACAAGGTTTTTGCTGAAGGATGGTTACAGAAGGATAAGCCTTGGGGCCGCCCGGCTGATGTAGAGGTCCTGCCCGATGGTAGTCTTTTGATTTCGGATGATCATGCCGGTGCCATTTATCGAGTATTTTACTCAGACCGCTGA
- a CDS encoding CPBP family intramembrane metalloprotease, translated as MSVIFTVRGAFILVTLSLLFSGFLTSALILLVDPAGQTFLPTTLIVGELLLVVPLIIILTRSKVNLGETLRINPVSKRTLLLSALISCGIVVWADELERIIALIIPPPQWLDQLGQFLAVDNPLSLTLIFIGAVPLAAFSEEVLFRGFLQQVLEKQWQDVTRAVLVGSLFFAVIHLIPYWAVQIYLLGLVMGYLAWITNSIFPSMVLHGINNGIAFSFANWGDFFEGWYDWNGHVSPLILAIGTTMTIFGFRQLNRDLTPVEDS; from the coding sequence ATGAGTGTAATATTTACAGTAAGAGGAGCATTCATCCTCGTCACACTTTCTTTGCTTTTTTCCGGCTTTCTCACTTCTGCGCTCATTCTGCTGGTTGATCCGGCCGGTCAAACATTTCTTCCAACCACACTCATCGTAGGCGAACTTTTGCTCGTTGTCCCTCTCATCATAATCCTCACCCGGAGTAAGGTAAATCTGGGGGAAACATTAAGAATCAATCCCGTCTCAAAGAGAACATTACTGTTGTCAGCCTTGATATCTTGTGGGATTGTGGTCTGGGCCGATGAACTGGAGCGGATTATTGCACTAATTATCCCGCCACCTCAGTGGCTGGACCAATTGGGACAATTCCTGGCAGTGGATAACCCGCTATCACTGACACTTATTTTTATTGGTGCTGTGCCCCTGGCTGCTTTCTCAGAGGAGGTTCTTTTTCGCGGTTTTCTCCAGCAGGTCCTTGAAAAACAATGGCAGGATGTCACACGGGCAGTTCTTGTGGGAAGCCTATTTTTTGCTGTTATCCACCTCATTCCTTACTGGGCTGTTCAGATTTATCTCCTAGGCCTTGTCATGGGTTACCTGGCATGGATTACAAACTCCATCTTTCCCAGTATGGTCCTTCATGGAATCAATAACGGTATCGCATTCAGTTTTGCGAACTGGGGGGACTTTTTCGAGGGTTGGTACGACTGGAATGGTCATGTTTCTCCACTAATTCTTGCAATTGGCACCACCATGACAATTTTTGGTTTCAGGCAACTTAACAGGGATTTAACACCGGTAGAGGACAGTTAA
- a CDS encoding glycosyltransferase translates to MFAALFSLTVTLYAAILLFFFLGLFSTRETRTENQPFVSIVIPARNEKDHIENILQDVTHQTYPVDSYEIIIVDDESSDITPNLVQAFSQCYPNVKLVSSQKGSPHLKNKKRALDVGIRVSKGEIVLVTDADCRVTSRWVETMISYFAPEVGLVIGYSQVNSNERLNQQIEALDFLMLSAAARSTAQFGVPFACTGQNLAYRRAGFDEVDGFSTFADALGGDDNFLLQSVRKKTSWEIVSALDPNSFTRTSPCKTRSEFVSQRIRWASDALYFKEANPLFFFAIVTTFLANLFPVASAIGLIFGLGSLSSLTNGLTIKFLAEGFMMAKATSLFKCRDLRKAFVPWFLLQMPYVVYIGLTTLTGKTVTWGGRQSE, encoded by the coding sequence ATGTTTGCCGCCCTATTTTCTCTGACGGTCACCCTCTATGCTGCCATCCTGCTCTTTTTCTTTTTGGGACTCTTCTCCACAAGGGAAACCCGGACTGAGAATCAGCCGTTTGTATCCATTGTGATTCCGGCTCGGAATGAGAAAGATCATATCGAAAACATTCTTCAGGATGTGACCCACCAGACCTACCCCGTTGATAGTTACGAAATAATCATTGTGGATGATGAATCCAGCGATATTACACCAAATCTGGTCCAGGCCTTTTCCCAGTGTTATCCAAACGTCAAACTCGTGAGCTCACAGAAAGGATCACCTCATTTAAAGAATAAAAAACGGGCGCTGGATGTGGGAATCAGAGTATCCAAAGGAGAAATCGTTTTGGTCACAGACGCTGATTGCCGCGTTACCAGTCGCTGGGTCGAAACTATGATTTCCTATTTCGCCCCTGAAGTGGGGCTCGTAATTGGTTATTCTCAGGTTAATTCAAACGAAAGACTTAATCAGCAAATCGAGGCCCTCGATTTTCTAATGCTTTCCGCCGCCGCCAGAAGTACGGCCCAGTTTGGTGTCCCTTTCGCCTGTACGGGACAAAACCTGGCATACCGTCGAGCCGGATTTGATGAAGTGGACGGATTTTCAACTTTCGCTGATGCCCTTGGTGGCGATGACAATTTTCTACTCCAATCTGTTAGAAAAAAAACTTCCTGGGAGATCGTGTCAGCACTTGATCCGAACTCATTTACCAGAACTTCCCCCTGCAAAACCAGAAGTGAGTTCGTTTCGCAGCGCATCCGATGGGCGTCAGATGCTCTCTATTTCAAAGAAGCAAATCCGCTATTCTTTTTTGCCATTGTCACAACATTTCTGGCAAACCTCTTCCCGGTGGCTTCTGCAATCGGACTCATTTTCGGTTTAGGTTCACTATCTTCACTCACAAACGGCCTCACCATTAAATTCCTTGCTGAGGGATTTATGATGGCCAAAGCCACAAGCCTGTTTAAATGTCGCGATTTGAGGAAGGCTTTCGTCCCGTGGTTTCTGTTGCAGATGCCTTATGTTGTCTATATAGGCCTAACCACCCTCACCGGGAAAACGGTAACATGGGGAGGCCGCCAATCGGAATGA
- a CDS encoding DUF3108 domain-containing protein, which yields MSRFEEGFRPVVSVADALCCLYRPNHPHRENGNMGRPPIGMNIIHRWLVGGLVMVLLQADDNEEKLHYTVTLLKIPCVDVTMVNKTVEQNQMRLNFSAKTKNVFDYFFAIDNQYNTWYSSQTFQMTQYASTINQPNADYSFKLSWNPETRKYETSKQSYSRPEGSHNIFSLLMRARKLPWEKLDTVWWPVEHDGKPYRGRYLWVESEDIAVGSEEVLADHYRLDLELDDGDNVELLEVSDVFSWGIVLDGCVRQLWIEKNGDRRILRAEVSVRGITLTAKLKSD from the coding sequence ATGTCGCGATTTGAGGAAGGCTTTCGTCCCGTGGTTTCTGTTGCAGATGCCTTATGTTGTCTATATAGGCCTAACCACCCTCACCGGGAAAACGGTAACATGGGGAGGCCGCCAATCGGAATGAACATTATTCACCGATGGTTAGTGGGCGGCCTAGTGATGGTGCTGCTTCAAGCTGATGACAATGAGGAAAAGCTTCATTATACCGTTACTTTATTGAAGATCCCCTGCGTCGATGTGACCATGGTGAATAAAACGGTTGAGCAAAATCAAATGAGACTAAACTTCAGTGCTAAGACAAAAAACGTCTTTGACTACTTCTTTGCCATCGATAATCAGTACAACACATGGTACAGCTCACAGACTTTCCAGATGACACAATATGCTTCCACCATCAACCAACCGAACGCCGACTATTCTTTCAAACTGAGCTGGAATCCGGAGACGAGAAAATATGAAACATCTAAACAATCATATAGCCGCCCTGAAGGGAGCCACAATATCTTCTCTCTTCTCATGCGTGCTCGCAAGCTCCCATGGGAAAAACTCGATACTGTCTGGTGGCCCGTGGAGCACGATGGTAAACCGTATCGGGGGCGTTATCTTTGGGTCGAGTCTGAAGACATTGCAGTGGGATCTGAGGAAGTTCTTGCTGATCACTACCGACTCGACTTGGAACTTGATGACGGTGATAATGTAGAGCTTCTTGAAGTATCAGATGTCTTTTCATGGGGGATTGTGCTGGACGGATGTGTTCGCCAGCTATGGATAGAGAAAAATGGTGACAGGAGGATATTACGTGCTGAAGTGTCAGTTCGTGGAATTACATTGACAGCTAAGCTGAAAAGTGACTAA